The genomic stretch TGCCGGGCGGCATGTTCCACAAGGCCCGCACGGTTCGGGCGCTGAAGGGCGTCGACTTTTCCGTCGAGCGCGGCAAGACGCTGGCGCTCGTGGGGGAGTCGGGTTGCGGCAAGTCGACGCTCGCCCGCATCATCACCATGATCGATGCACAGACGGATGGCGATCTGACGATCGAAGGCCAGAAGGTCGATATTTCCGGTACGCGGCCGACGCCGGAACAGCGCCGCAAGGTGCAGATCGTGTTCCAGAACCCCTATGGCTCGCTCAATCCGCGCCAGAAGGTGGGCGACGTGCTGATGGAGCCGCTCTTGCTCAACACTGACTATTCGGCAACGGACAGGCGCGACAAGGCGCAGGATCTGTTGAAAAAGGTCGGTCTTGGCCCTGAGCATTTCGATCGCTACCCGCACATGTTTTCCGGTGGTCAGCGCCAGCGCATCGCCATTGCCCGGGCGCTGATCCTCAATCCGAGCCTTCTGGTGCTCGACGAGCCGGTTTCGGCACTCGATCTTTCCGTTCAGGCCCAGATTCTCAACCTGCTCGCCGACCTGCAGGACGAGTTCAACCTCACCTATATCTTCGTCAGCCACGATCTTTCCGTGGTGCGCTATATCTGCGACGAGATCATGGTGATGTATTTCGGCGAAGTCGTCGAACGCGGCTCGCGCGACCAGGTGTTCACCGATCCGCAGCACGAATATACGCAGACCCTGTTCAAGGCGACCCCGCGCGCCGATGTCGAAAGCATCCGCGCCCGCCTTGCCGCCAAACAGGCAAAGATGGCCGCCGGCAACTGAAGTTGCCGGCTGGAGCGTTTCCGGGCGGAAAACCGGTATCCACTTTATCCTGGAAACGCTGTTGCCTCAGCGGTCTGACGTTTCCCAGCGCGGATTGAGCCAGGGCGCGGCGTTTTCCGGCGCGAGCGGCTGGCGGCCCAGAATATGGTCGCTCGCCTTTTCGCCGACCATGATGGACGGCGCGTTGAGATTGC from Martelella sp. AD-3 encodes the following:
- a CDS encoding ABC transporter ATP-binding protein; its protein translation is MSEIVAEGKNIVRDYIVPGGMFHKARTVRALKGVDFSVERGKTLALVGESGCGKSTLARIITMIDAQTDGDLTIEGQKVDISGTRPTPEQRRKVQIVFQNPYGSLNPRQKVGDVLMEPLLLNTDYSATDRRDKAQDLLKKVGLGPEHFDRYPHMFSGGQRQRIAIARALILNPSLLVLDEPVSALDLSVQAQILNLLADLQDEFNLTYIFVSHDLSVVRYICDEIMVMYFGEVVERGSRDQVFTDPQHEYTQTLFKATPRADVESIRARLAAKQAKMAAGN